From Mya arenaria isolate MELC-2E11 chromosome 1, ASM2691426v1, a single genomic window includes:
- the LOC128227032 gene encoding serine-enriched protein-like has protein sequence MDKRRRLVPKMKDARKEEDLQPLMEEDNSDCEEHFNHALDDYSSGYDSADVDVSDVDSDECMMSQNASCPSKHKPMCPNVGHQVRARVSSMKTLCESLKLILNMPEMCDVTFLVGTDNTPVHGVRSILATRSTVMYQLIYNHIKKLEGPSSFGVRLTIPVHKYEAEVFRMLIQFIHCGAATITDLTVTGLLCGACQFELGDLEVACWRYLRARLSSGHEETILDGSRKYKQHRKYAFIMEQIYKLLDQRFHHRKSFRTTKARETDV, from the exons ATGGACAAACGACGACGTTTAGTGCCCAAGATGAAGGACGCCAGGAAGGAGG AGGACCTTCAACCTTTGATGGAGGAAGATAATTCAGATTGTGAGGAACATTTCAACCACGCTCTAGATG ATTACTCATCGGGATACGATTCAGCAGACGTTGACGTATCAGACGTCGATTCAGATGAATGTATGATGTCACAAAACGCATCGTGCCCGTCTAAACATAAACCCATGTGCCCAAATGTAGGACATCAGGTGCGAGCACGCGTCAGTAGCATGAAAACCTTGTGCGAGAGTTTGAAGCTAATTCTCAACATGCCCGagatgtgtgacgtcacattccTGGTTGGAACAGACAACACGCCTGTACATGGTGTACGCTCAATCTTGGCTACAAGAAGCAC GGTGATGTACCAGCTAATCTACAACCATATCAAGAAATTAGAAGGGCCGTCATCCTTCGGAGTACGTCTGACGATACCGGTACACAAGTAcgaggccgaggtgttccgaatgttgATACAGTTCATTCACTGCGGGGCCGCTACCATCACTGATTTAACTGTTAcag GTCTGCTTTGTGGCGCGTGTCAATTCGAGCTCGGGGACTTGGAGGTTGCCTGCTGGCGTTACCTCAGAGCAAGGCTCAGTTCGGGCCACGAGGAAACTATCCTCGATGGCTCCCGGAAGTACAAACAACATCGGAAATACGCCTTCATCATGGAACAG ATCTACAAATTATTGGACCAGAGATTCCACCATCGAAAGAGTTTCCGTACCACAAAGGCCCGTGAAACAGATGTATAA
- the LOC128227040 gene encoding serine-enriched protein-like translates to MESIVEDLQPLMEEDNSDCEEYFNHALDDYSSGYDSADVDVSDVDSDECMMSQNASCPSKHKPMCPDVGHQARARVSSMKTLCESLKLILNMPEMCDVTFLVGTDNTPVHGVRSILATRSTVMYQLIHNHIKKLEGQSSFGVRLTIPVHKYDAEVFRMLIQFIHCGAATITDLTVTGLLCGACQFELGDLEVACWRYLRARLSSGHEETILDGSRKYKQHRKYAFIMEQIYKLLDQRFHHRKSFRTTKARETDV, encoded by the exons ATGGAATCTATTGTAGAAGACCTTCAACCTTTGATGGAGGAAGATAATTCAGATTGTGAGGAATATTTCAACCACGCTTTAGATG ATTACTCATCGGGATATGATTCAGCAGACGTTGACGTATCAGACGTCGATTCAGATGAATGTATGATGTCACAAAACGCATCGTGCCCGTCTAAACATAAACCCATGTGCCCAGATGTAGGACATCAGGCGCGAGCACGCGTCAGTAGCATGAAAACCTTGTGCGAGAGTTTGAAGTTAATTCTCAACATGCCCGagatgtgtgacgtcacattccTGGTTGGAACAGACAACACGCCTGTACATGGTGTACGCTCAATCTTGGCTACAAGAAGCAC GGTGATGTACCAGCTAATCCACAACCATATCAAGAAATTAGAAGGGCAGTCATCCTTCGGAGTACGTCTGACGATACCGGTACACAAGTACGacgccgaggtgttccgaatgttgATACAGTTCATTCACTGCGGGGCCGCTACCATCACTGATTTAACTGTTAcag GTCTGCTTTGTGGCGCGTGTCAATTCGAGCTCGGGGACTTGGAGGTTGCCTGCTGGCGTTACCTCAGAGCAAGGCTCAGTTCGGGCCACGAGGAAACTATCCTCGATGGCTCCCGGAAGTACAAACAACATCGGAAATACGCCTTCATCATGGAACAG ATCTACAAATTATTGGACCAGAGATTCCACCATCGAAAGAGTTTCCGTACCACAAAGGCCCGTGAAACAGATGTATAA